A window of Microcystis aeruginosa FD4 contains these coding sequences:
- a CDS encoding tetratricopeptide repeat-containing S1 family peptidase, with translation MIKPSIALILLFSLLPQPGLTLVTPAAGNISNDRILTAQGDRELTEEQILQRVTVRITSEINRGSGTIIGKKGDNYLVLTNTHVARTAKNLQVQTHDGHSRAARIVPGSLSENQDLALLEFSDTRNYAIATIAEFTINQKRIGLEVVAAGYVAETGQYRTTKGTLEQVSDRPLREGYSVGYSGEIVQGMSGGGIFVEGELIGINGRSAYPILSNYIYEDGTKPTGEEIQQMRAVNWGIPLNTLLTYIRPEILTAYKLPLPKNDSSIENPVYTGYIAQLEAKAKGFTVRIDSTSGANGSGVIIAQQGKTYTVLTADHVLCEKVAEEKTCANVTYTVVTRDGKTRKIEKSTIIRQEGVDLAVFQFESQDNYPVAEIANYNPNTNDFVFAAGFPKIGQNPSKWLFSGGIINDKETGLLQTRQSDLSTQQSGTLQSVASLTGGYELVYTSITFGGMSGGAVLDSQGRVIGIHGRSEGAGGGKIQLGYSLGIPISTFIGLQERLKVKPQLLTTTQPQVSQQQKQEIILAITGVIVPNTNAKADIWIERGGQLWRLRRYEEAIKAFDEAIKQNDPDNVYLAWYGKGLALFTLDKDQPAIEALQQAINTLPKGEDLKEFHSSILQLQSAVYQYLENYEQALTVINQAIFLFPNNPNHYNEKWVVLSELKRYDEGLAAINKAIELAPRAQAYYNRGNLYFNQQKYELALADYNKAIKLDSNDAYAYNNRGNLYYDQQKYDLALADFTKAIELNRNFAEAYLGRGVVYYLQQKYELALADFNKAIELDSKLAMAYYNRGNLYFNQQKYELALADYSKAIEINRNYANAYNNRGNLYQDQKKYELALADYSKAIELNPNDAKAYYNRGNLYQDQKKYELALADYSKAIEINRNFAEAYNNRGNLYFAQQKYKLALADYEEAIKINSNFAEAYANRGLLYAELKQTEKAKIDLQQAAILFRQQNNMAAYEKVMQVLRELGR, from the coding sequence ATGATCAAACCTTCGATCGCCCTCATCCTTCTTTTCTCCCTACTGCCTCAACCCGGATTAACCCTTGTCACCCCGGCTGCCGGAAATATTTCTAACGATCGCATTCTGACGGCACAGGGCGATCGGGAGCTTACCGAGGAGCAAATCCTACAACGAGTCACCGTTCGGATCACTAGCGAGATAAATCGGGGATCGGGGACGATTATCGGCAAAAAAGGCGATAATTACCTCGTCCTAACCAACACCCACGTTGCCCGCACCGCAAAAAACCTACAGGTACAAACCCACGACGGCCACAGCCGTGCGGCCCGCATTGTCCCCGGTTCCCTATCGGAGAATCAAGATCTCGCCCTGCTAGAGTTTAGCGATACCCGGAATTATGCGATCGCCACCATCGCGGAGTTTACCATCAATCAAAAAAGGATCGGTTTAGAAGTGGTGGCTGCGGGATATGTTGCCGAAACGGGACAGTATCGGACGACAAAGGGAACCCTTGAACAGGTGAGCGATCGACCCCTCCGGGAGGGCTACAGCGTCGGTTATAGTGGGGAGATCGTGCAGGGAATGAGCGGTGGCGGCATTTTTGTCGAGGGGGAGTTAATCGGCATTAACGGGCGATCGGCCTATCCGATTCTCTCTAACTACATCTACGAGGACGGTACAAAACCCACTGGAGAAGAAATTCAACAGATGAGAGCGGTTAATTGGGGCATTCCCCTTAATACCCTATTAACCTACATCCGTCCCGAAATTCTCACCGCCTACAAGCTCCCTTTACCGAAAAACGACTCCAGCATCGAAAACCCGGTTTATACTGGCTACATCGCTCAATTAGAAGCAAAAGCGAAGGGTTTCACCGTCCGGATCGATAGTACGAGCGGTGCAAACGGTAGCGGTGTCATTATCGCCCAGCAGGGAAAAACCTACACCGTCCTAACCGCCGATCACGTCCTCTGTGAGAAAGTAGCCGAGGAGAAAACCTGTGCCAATGTCACCTACACCGTCGTCACCAGGGACGGCAAAACCCGAAAAATCGAGAAAAGCACCATCATCCGGCAGGAAGGGGTAGATTTAGCAGTTTTTCAGTTTGAAAGCCAGGACAATTATCCGGTTGCGGAAATAGCGAATTATAACCCAAATACTAATGATTTTGTTTTTGCCGCAGGCTTCCCCAAAATTGGCCAAAATCCCTCGAAATGGTTGTTTAGTGGCGGTATAATTAACGATAAAGAAACGGGATTACTACAAACCCGCCAAAGTGACTTAAGCACTCAACAAAGTGGAACATTACAAAGTGTTGCTTCTTTAACCGGAGGCTATGAATTAGTTTATACCAGCATCACATTTGGGGGCATGAGTGGCGGTGCAGTCTTAGACTCCCAGGGGAGAGTAATAGGGATTCATGGACGTTCAGAAGGAGCAGGGGGAGGGAAAATTCAGTTAGGGTATAGTTTAGGGATTCCCATTAGCACTTTTATCGGATTGCAAGAAAGATTGAAGGTAAAACCGCAATTATTAACCACTACTCAACCCCAAGTTAGTCAGCAACAAAAACAAGAAATTATTTTAGCAATTACTGGTGTTATTGTTCCTAATACCAATGCGAAGGCGGATATTTGGATAGAAAGGGGAGGACAATTATGGCGGTTACGGAGGTATGAGGAAGCAATTAAAGCCTTTGATGAGGCGATTAAGCAAAATGACCCCGATAATGTCTATTTAGCCTGGTATGGGAAGGGATTAGCGTTATTTACTTTAGATAAAGATCAACCAGCCATAGAAGCTTTGCAACAAGCGATTAATACCTTACCTAAAGGGGAAGATTTAAAGGAGTTTCACAGTAGTATTTTACAACTGCAAAGTGCTGTTTATCAATATTTAGAAAATTATGAGCAAGCATTAACAGTGATTAATCAGGCGATTTTTCTGTTTCCCAATAACCCCAATCACTATAATGAAAAATGGGTAGTATTAAGTGAATTAAAACGCTATGATGAGGGATTAGCCGCAATTAATAAAGCGATTGAACTTGCGCCTCGTGCTCAAGCTTACTACAATCGGGGGAATCTTTACTTTAACCAACAAAAATACGAATTAGCTTTAGCTGACTACAACAAAGCTATTAAACTTGATTCTAATGATGCTTATGCTTACAACAATCGGGGGAATCTTTACTATGACCAACAAAAATACGATTTAGCCTTAGCTGACTTCACCAAAGCTATTGAACTTAATCGTAATTTTGCTGAGGCTTATCTCGGTCGTGGGGTTGTTTACTATCTCCAACAAAAATACGAATTAGCTTTAGCTGACTTCAACAAAGCTATTGAACTTGATTCTAAGTTAGCTATGGCTTACTACAATCGGGGGAATCTTTACTTTAACCAACAAAAATACGAATTAGCCTTAGCTGACTACAGCAAAGCTATTGAAATTAATCGTAATTATGCTAATGCTTACAACAATCGGGGGAATCTTTACCAAGACCAAAAAAAATACGAATTAGCCTTAGCTGACTACAGCAAGGCTATTGAACTTAATCCTAATGATGCTAAAGCTTACTACAATCGGGGGAATCTTTACCAAGACCAAAAAAAATACGAATTAGCCTTAGCTGACTACAGCAAGGCTATTGAAATTAATCGTAATTTTGCTGAGGCTTACAACAATCGGGGGAATCTTTACTTTGCTCAACAAAAATACAAATTAGCTTTAGCTGACTACGAGGAAGCTATTAAAATTAATTCTAATTTTGCTGAGGCTTACGCCAATCGTGGTCTTTTATATGCCGAATTAAAACAAACCGAAAAAGCAAAAATTGATCTACAACAAGCAGCTATATTATTCCGCCAACAGAATAATATGGCTGCTTATGAAAAGGTGATGCAGGTTTTACGCGAATTAGGGAGGTGA
- a CDS encoding transcriptional regulator yields MITFDEEMDKLPSERRAKIEAKTQELLQEMQIIDELRQRLGLSSEEITESESEQPCFSAKSDDFKQHLTLENLTRMMRELGGEWELTLKFPEQQVIKLSSECP; encoded by the coding sequence ATGATTACCTTTGATGAAGAAATGGATAAACTGCCCTCTGAAAGAAGGGCAAAAATTGAAGCTAAAACCCAAGAACTTTTACAAGAAATGCAAATCATTGATGAACTTCGTCAACGACTAGGACTTTCTTCAGAAGAAATCACGGAAAGCGAAAGTGAACAGCCCTGTTTTTCAGCAAAATCGGATGATTTCAAACAACATCTTACCCTAGAAAATTTAACCCGTATGATGAGGGAATTAGGGGGAGAATGGGAACTTACCCTTAAATTTCCTGAGCAACAAGTGATTAAATTAAGTAGTGAGTGCCCGTAG
- a CDS encoding DUF2442 domain-containing protein → MYLVHESTVKAQKVWVEDKWICIRLEDDREIRFPAYKNKRLSKATFEQLAEVELICDGTGLHWETLDEDLSIIGILEGRLGA, encoded by the coding sequence ATGTATTTGGTACATGAAAGCACAGTAAAAGCTCAAAAAGTTTGGGTTGAAGATAAATGGATTTGTATTCGTTTAGAAGACGATAGAGAAATTCGTTTTCCTGCTTATAAAAATAAACGCTTATCAAAAGCAACCTTTGAACAATTAGCAGAGGTTGAGTTAATTTGTGATGGTACGGGATTACATTGGGAAACCTTAGATGAGGATTTGTCCATCATTGGCATTTTAGAAGGAAGATTGGGTGCTTAA
- a CDS encoding DUF4160 domain-containing protein produces MPEIFRLEGYVFFFYANKGNEPIHVHVRRGGGYAKFWLEPLELDYAKGLKTKEIVRAEIIITENLEIIRRKWHDVFGT; encoded by the coding sequence ATGCCAGAAATTTTCAGACTGGAAGGTTATGTTTTCTTTTTCTATGCCAATAAAGGCAATGAACCCATCCACGTTCACGTTCGACGCGGCGGCGGATATGCTAAATTTTGGCTAGAGCCGCTAGAATTGGATTATGCCAAAGGTTTGAAAACTAAAGAAATTGTTCGGGCTGAAATTATCATTACAGAAAACTTAGAAATAATACGGAGGAAATGGCACGATGTATTTGGTACATGA
- a CDS encoding Uma2 family endonuclease — MVSKSPTITDAELIRLSCQNPELGFERNADGTLVTMPPIGSISANRELKAGARLLYWVEQNGLGEVFSSSGGFKLANSAVRSPDVAFVARERLPSGWQEREDEFLDLAPDFVIEIRSKTDSLSKLKRKMEEYRENGVKLGWLIDRHNKQAFVYRQDGTITCYPENAILSGEDVVPGFTLALEILL, encoded by the coding sequence ATGGTAAGCAAATCCCCGACGATTACTGATGCGGAATTAATTCGCCTCAGTTGTCAGAACCCGGAATTAGGCTTTGAACGCAATGCAGATGGAACGTTAGTCACTATGCCCCCGATCGGAAGTATTTCAGCGAATCGAGAACTGAAAGCCGGCGCTCGCCTGCTCTACTGGGTCGAACAGAACGGGTTAGGAGAGGTATTTAGTTCTAGCGGCGGTTTTAAACTGGCCAATAGCGCGGTACGCTCTCCCGATGTGGCTTTCGTGGCGAGAGAACGTTTACCGTCCGGTTGGCAGGAAAGGGAGGATGAATTTCTCGATCTCGCGCCGGATTTCGTGATCGAGATCCGTTCTAAAACCGATAGTTTATCCAAGTTAAAGCGGAAAATGGAGGAGTATCGGGAGAACGGGGTGAAGTTAGGATGGTTGATCGATCGCCACAATAAACAGGCTTTCGTCTATCGTCAGGACGGGACGATTACCTGTTATCCCGAGAACGCGATTTTAAGCGGGGAAGATGTGGTTCCGGGGTTCACCCTAGCGCTAGAAATCTTGCTGTAA
- a CDS encoding tetratricopeptide repeat protein, whose product MKSFALLTTVSLIGLSTLATVRPVIALESRQPAETLITQANYKEAIAHFNRGVNYIQQEKYDLALAQFTRAIELDPDYTEAYFGRGMIYTIREQWRPAFQDLNTAIRLNPRAAYAYHLRGIVHLAFNQRQNAIADLTTAAELFRQQGNTEMYNSAIEALRQLGA is encoded by the coding sequence ATGAAATCCTTCGCCCTTCTCACCACCGTCAGCCTAATCGGCCTCTCCACCCTTGCAACTGTTCGCCCCGTCATCGCCCTAGAGAGCCGACAACCAGCCGAAACCCTGATCACTCAAGCGAACTACAAAGAAGCGATCGCCCACTTTAACCGGGGAGTTAACTACATCCAACAGGAAAAATATGATCTCGCCCTCGCTCAATTCACCAGAGCGATCGAACTCGATCCGGACTATACCGAAGCTTACTTCGGTCGGGGCATGATTTACACGATTCGCGAACAATGGCGACCGGCGTTTCAAGACCTGAACACCGCGATCCGACTAAACCCCCGCGCTGCCTACGCTTACCATTTACGGGGTATCGTCCATCTCGCATTTAACCAGAGACAAAATGCGATCGCCGATCTAACAACGGCCGCGGAACTATTTCGCCAGCAGGGAAACACAGAAATGTACAACAGCGCCATAGAAGCACTACGGCAATTAGGCGCGTAA
- a CDS encoding S1C family serine protease: MKPITFTLSVLLATTALSCQPGGFLMENIPPILAQEQTASRVYQKASPAVVTVKNGYSLGSGFLVSPDGMIITNAHVVENGPRVVTVKFSNGQQASADVIGFAKNGVDLAVLRIYNRPNLPYLPLADPNSVKVGESVFAIGTPLDEDYQNTLTQGIISRLDPEKGRVQHNANINPGNSGGPLLNSRGEVVGVNVAGDIRSYVYDGAGNPIGRTQSGINFAISLDRLQDFLTAVKTGDISSVSTLVEEDLVQVISLPLNGQTVQGALTKDQNEQYYAFEGRAGQKIVLDMNSQDIAPYLVLYRVLQSPEGTKYIELARSNQRADRAPGDFNARLVTELPADGVYILEATSREGGESGRYTLNATANP, from the coding sequence ATGAAACCAATTACTTTCACCCTATCGGTGCTACTCGCCACCACCGCCCTAAGCTGTCAACCCGGAGGCTTCCTGATGGAAAACATTCCACCCATCCTCGCCCAGGAGCAGACCGCTTCTAGAGTCTATCAGAAAGCCAGCCCCGCCGTCGTCACCGTCAAAAATGGTTACAGTCTCGGTAGCGGCTTTCTCGTCAGTCCCGACGGTATGATCATTACCAACGCCCACGTTGTCGAGAATGGCCCCCGGGTGGTGACGGTGAAATTCTCCAACGGACAGCAGGCCTCCGCCGATGTGATCGGCTTCGCCAAAAATGGCGTGGATTTAGCCGTCCTGCGGATTTATAACCGCCCGAACCTGCCCTATCTTCCCCTAGCTGATCCCAACTCCGTCAAAGTCGGCGAAAGCGTTTTCGCCATCGGCACACCCTTAGACGAGGACTATCAAAACACCCTCACCCAAGGCATTATCAGCCGTCTCGACCCCGAAAAAGGCAGAGTACAACACAACGCTAATATCAACCCAGGCAATTCCGGCGGGCCGCTTCTCAATTCACGGGGGGAAGTGGTGGGGGTTAACGTCGCGGGCGATATCAGGAGTTACGTTTACGACGGTGCGGGAAATCCGATCGGCCGTACCCAAAGCGGGATTAATTTCGCCATTTCCCTCGATCGCCTGCAAGATTTCCTCACCGCCGTTAAAACAGGCGATATATCCTCCGTTTCCACCCTAGTAGAGGAAGATTTAGTACAGGTGATCTCGCTGCCTCTTAACGGTCAAACCGTTCAAGGAGCCTTGACGAAAGACCAAAACGAGCAATATTACGCCTTCGAGGGCCGCGCCGGACAGAAAATCGTTCTAGATATGAATAGCCAAGATATCGCTCCCTATCTTGTCCTCTATCGCGTTCTCCAATCCCCTGAAGGGACAAAATACATAGAGTTAGCCCGTAGTAACCAGCGAGCCGATCGCGCTCCCGGTGATTTTAACGCTCGACTTGTAACCGAATTACCCGCCGATGGAGTTTATATCCTAGAGGCTACCTCTCGCGAAGGGGGTGAATCGGGTCGCTACACCCTCAACGCCACCGCTAACCCTTAA
- a CDS encoding COP23 domain-containing protein, giving the protein MNPRHISLRLACVGLLATVLLGGIAPGFSQSTTPNRVTFFCKEVFDRASGSKIPATLAWIPERSGNVRIIGWKSEYFSKRSPVRCEEVTQKFQKAYDQGRFNYLTTGRVKGYPIICAISRTDDPCDGNSQLFTLKPHDNPDLVLQQLMDILEGKTSDMLLQNSGGKTLVSMREFFAKVPLADRDAPCDTRSAGPQNNCVPTR; this is encoded by the coding sequence ATGAACCCTAGACATATTTCCCTCCGTCTCGCTTGCGTCGGCCTCCTCGCCACTGTCCTCCTCGGTGGTATCGCCCCCGGTTTCAGCCAATCGACCACCCCGAATCGCGTCACCTTCTTCTGTAAAGAGGTGTTCGATCGCGCATCGGGAAGCAAGATCCCCGCCACCCTCGCTTGGATTCCCGAAAGGAGCGGCAATGTGCGGATTATCGGCTGGAAATCGGAATATTTCTCCAAACGTTCCCCGGTTCGCTGCGAGGAAGTCACGCAAAAATTCCAGAAAGCCTATGATCAAGGGCGTTTTAACTATCTCACCACCGGCAGGGTGAAAGGATACCCGATTATCTGCGCGATTTCCCGTACCGACGACCCCTGCGACGGCAATAGCCAACTTTTTACCCTCAAACCCCACGACAATCCGGATTTAGTCTTACAACAACTCATGGACATCCTAGAGGGGAAAACCTCCGATATGCTCCTCCAGAATTCCGGAGGTAAAACCTTGGTGTCAATGAGGGAGTTTTTTGCCAAAGTACCGCTCGCCGATCGCGACGCACCCTGTGATACGAGATCTGCTGGCCCGCAAAATAATTGCGTTCCCACCCGCTAG
- a CDS encoding serine protease produces the protein MLKPFPLLLSLLILPVVPVKAISPFSHPAIVAENSPDAEIERSIRQVTVRITSQTNRGSGTIIGKKGSNYLVITNAHVIRGATTLQIQTHDGQTRTARVVPNSLPGDKDIALVEFRDTRDYAIARISSIPLDTDIEITMAGYSAETGQYTINEGKIEQMSDQPLREGYSIGYSGEIVQGMSGGGIFFEDELIGINGRSAYPILSNYIYEDGRKPTDAQIQQMRTVNWGIPINTLLTYIQPEILTAYKLPLPKNDSSIENPVYTGYIAQLEGKARAFTVQIESSSEANGSGVIIAREGKTYTVLTADHVLCEKVAEEKTCADFTYTLVTSDGKTLPLDKKTIIRQEGVDLAIFTFESSENYSIAEIANYSPDRESPVFVAGFPKIGDKQAAWLFSGGAVKSQEEGLLATRQSDFTITQSGASIGVSSLSGGYDMVYTSITFGGMSGGPVLNAAGQVIGIHGRSEGVKGKIQLGFSLGIPINSFVGLQENFRFKLPSLVTVQPQLTAQQKEEIDRTLVSVEVPETNASADIWIERGNQLWRLKKEDRALQAFDRAIQLNNPEYTYLAWYGKARVYGRKYKAREAIEALDQALAILPTREKGSEFHAEILYYQGVFYGGVNQSEKAIDSFEQAIKISTRNPNYYNSLSSALQNVKRYDRALEAINRAIEIAPRSGWYSNRGNIYKDQKKWDLALADYNKALTLNPNNPRAYMARADVYEERKEWDLALADYNRAIEIDANFAAAYGSRGVFYQTRKQWDLALADYNKAITIDPNDPNSYGMRGIFYIFQSEEELAIADLTKEIEINPYSVVAHSMRGVAYESMEKQDLALADFNKAIELDPNSGLGYESRGRFYTTRREWDLALADFNKALELDPNSGLGYEGRGNLYSKQEKWDIALADLNKANRTRFF, from the coding sequence ATGTTAAAACCCTTTCCCCTACTCCTAAGCCTCCTAATTCTGCCCGTCGTACCGGTTAAAGCGATATCCCCTTTCTCTCACCCGGCGATCGTGGCGGAAAACAGCCCAGACGCGGAGATCGAGCGATCGATCCGTCAAGTCACCGTTCGGATCACTAGCCAGACAAATCGGGGATCGGGGACGATTATCGGCAAAAAAGGGAGTAATTACCTGGTGATTACCAACGCCCACGTTATTCGCGGCGCGACCACCCTACAGATCCAAACCCACGACGGACAAACCCGCACCGCGCGCGTTGTCCCGAATTCCCTACCCGGAGATAAGGATATCGCCCTGGTAGAGTTTCGCGATACCCGGGATTATGCGATCGCGCGAATTAGTTCTATCCCCCTCGACACCGATATAGAAATCACCATGGCTGGTTATTCGGCAGAAACGGGGCAGTACACCATCAATGAGGGGAAAATTGAACAGATGAGCGATCAACCTCTCCGGGAGGGCTACAGCATCGGTTATAGTGGGGAGATCGTGCAGGGAATGAGCGGCGGTGGTATCTTTTTTGAGGATGAGTTAATCGGCATTAACGGACGTTCGGCCTATCCGATTCTCTCTAACTACATCTACGAGGACGGCAGGAAACCCACAGACGCACAAATCCAACAGATGAGAACCGTTAATTGGGGCATTCCCATCAATACCCTTTTAACCTACATCCAACCCGAAATTCTCACCGCCTACAAGCTCCCTTTACCGAAAAACGACTCCAGCATCGAAAACCCGGTTTATACTGGCTATATCGCCCAATTAGAAGGGAAAGCAAGAGCATTTACCGTCCAGATCGAGAGTAGTAGCGAGGCTAACGGTAGCGGCGTGATTATCGCCCGCGAAGGAAAAACTTACACCGTCTTAACTGCGGATCACGTCCTCTGTGAGAAAGTAGCCGAGGAGAAAACCTGTGCCGATTTCACCTATACCCTCGTCACCTCCGACGGCAAAACCCTTCCCCTCGATAAAAAAACCATTATTCGTCAGGAAGGGGTCGATCTGGCCATTTTTACCTTCGAGAGTAGTGAAAATTATTCTATAGCCGAGATCGCGAATTATAGCCCCGATCGAGAGAGTCCCGTTTTCGTGGCGGGATTCCCGAAAATCGGCGATAAACAAGCGGCATGGCTCTTTAGCGGCGGTGCGGTGAAAAGTCAGGAGGAAGGACTTCTCGCCACGCGACAGAGTGATTTTACGATTACCCAAAGTGGGGCATCGATCGGAGTTAGTTCCCTGAGCGGCGGTTACGATATGGTCTATACCAGTATTACCTTCGGCGGTATGAGCGGCGGCCCAGTCTTAAACGCGGCCGGACAGGTGATCGGTATTCACGGGCGCTCCGAGGGGGTCAAGGGTAAAATTCAGCTAGGTTTTAGCTTAGGGATTCCGATTAATAGTTTTGTCGGTTTACAGGAAAATTTTCGGTTTAAATTACCTTCTTTAGTTACCGTTCAACCCCAATTAACCGCACAACAAAAAGAAGAGATTGATCGCACCCTTGTCAGTGTAGAAGTACCAGAAACTAACGCCTCAGCAGACATCTGGATCGAGCGGGGCAATCAACTCTGGCGCTTGAAAAAAGAGGATCGGGCATTGCAAGCCTTCGATCGGGCAATACAATTAAATAATCCCGAATATACTTATTTAGCTTGGTACGGTAAGGCAAGGGTTTACGGGCGCAAATACAAAGCTCGAGAAGCGATCGAAGCCCTCGATCAAGCCCTCGCTATTCTACCCACTCGCGAGAAAGGTTCGGAATTTCACGCGGAAATTTTATATTATCAGGGTGTATTTTATGGGGGGGTGAATCAATCCGAAAAAGCGATCGATAGTTTTGAACAAGCGATCAAAATTTCTACCCGGAATCCCAACTATTACAATAGTCTATCGTCGGCACTACAAAACGTAAAACGTTACGATCGAGCTTTAGAAGCAATTAACCGAGCTATAGAAATCGCTCCCCGATCCGGTTGGTACAGCAATCGCGGGAATATATACAAGGATCAAAAAAAATGGGATCTCGCTTTAGCCGATTATAATAAAGCTCTGACGTTGAATCCGAATAACCCTAGGGCGTATATGGCTCGCGCCGATGTGTACGAGGAGCGGAAAGAATGGGATTTAGCTCTGGCTGATTATAACCGAGCCATCGAGATCGATGCTAATTTCGCGGCAGCCTATGGGAGCCGAGGAGTGTTTTATCAGACTCGAAAACAATGGGATTTAGCTCTAGCGGATTATAACAAAGCGATTACCATCGATCCTAACGATCCTAACTCTTATGGAATGAGAGGTATTTTTTATATTTTTCAAAGTGAAGAGGAGTTAGCGATCGCCGATCTCACAAAAGAGATCGAAATTAATCCCTATTCCGTTGTCGCCCATTCAATGCGAGGTGTCGCTTACGAATCCATGGAAAAACAGGACTTAGCTCTAGCGGATTTTAATAAAGCCATCGAACTCGATCCGAATTCCGGCCTGGGTTACGAGAGTCGCGGGCGATTCTATACGACGCGTCGCGAATGGGACTTAGCTCTAGCGGATTTTAATAAAGCACTCGAACTCGATCCGAATTCTGGCCTGGGTTACGAGGGGCGGGGAAATCTTTACAGTAAACAGGAAAAATGGGATATCGCTCTCGCTGATTTGAACAAGGCGAATCGAACTCGGTTCTTTTAA
- a CDS encoding tetratricopeptide repeat protein, giving the protein MDLALADFNKAIELSPNPEFAYGARAILYWDRKEWDLALTDLSQAIQINPYFKLAYRYRGDIYRNQNQLDLALADYNKAIELNGNDAELYYNRGEIYRQQQKSDIALADYSRAIELDPKYWSAYLQRYIIYDQQKKWDLAIADITKVIEIKQFPSAYFLRGLKYLEWQKWDLALADFNQAIKLKPDNASFYSTRGLLYYQTQKWDLALADFNQAIALDPNRKDSYNFRGEIYQRQKRYPQALQDYQKVLELDEKNLIAITNIGLIHYEQGDLNLASSQFQKSLEINPQSAENQLALAVTLYRQGNTEKAIKLAKSALKIDPEFSQVETLQKNLWGDKIIADARKLLSQL; this is encoded by the coding sequence TTGGATTTAGCTCTGGCTGATTTTAACAAGGCGATCGAACTCTCGCCAAACCCCGAATTCGCTTACGGAGCTAGAGCAATTCTATACTGGGATCGAAAAGAATGGGATCTCGCCCTCACCGATTTAAGCCAAGCGATCCAGATTAATCCCTATTTCAAGTTAGCCTATCGCTATCGGGGAGATATTTATCGCAATCAAAATCAACTCGATCTCGCCCTCGCCGATTATAACAAGGCGATCGAGCTTAATGGTAACGATGCAGAACTGTATTACAACCGTGGGGAAATTTACCGACAACAGCAAAAATCGGATATCGCCTTAGCTGATTACAGTCGGGCGATCGAACTCGATCCGAAATACTGGTCGGCTTATTTACAACGTTATATTATTTATGATCAACAAAAGAAATGGGATTTAGCGATTGCAGATATCACGAAAGTTATCGAGATCAAGCAATTTCCCAGTGCCTACTTCCTACGCGGCTTAAAGTACCTAGAATGGCAAAAATGGGATTTAGCTCTAGCGGATTTTAATCAAGCGATCAAGCTTAAGCCGGACAATGCTTCATTTTACTCTACGCGAGGACTCCTTTACTATCAAACTCAAAAATGGGATTTAGCTCTAGCGGATTTCAATCAGGCGATCGCTCTCGATCCCAATCGCAAGGACTCTTATAATTTCCGGGGAGAAATTTACCAAAGACAGAAACGTTATCCTCAAGCTCTCCAAGACTATCAAAAAGTTCTCGAACTGGACGAAAAAAATCTAATTGCGATTACCAATATTGGCTTAATTCATTACGAACAAGGCGATCTAAATTTGGCCAGTAGCCAATTTCAAAAAAGTCTGGAAATTAACCCCCAATCTGCCGAAAATCAACTCGCTTTAGCCGTTACTCTCTACCGTCAAGGCAATACGGAGAAAGCGATCAAACTTGCTAAAAGTGCGCTTAAAATTGACCCTGAATTTTCTCAGGTTGAAACCCTGCAAAAAAATCTCTGGGGTGATAAAATCATCGCTGATGCTCGGAAACTACTCTCGCAACTGTAG
- a CDS encoding type II toxin-antitoxin system HicA family toxin, translated as MESREIIKKLKDEGWYQVGTTGSHHHFKHPHKKGKVTVPHPKKDIPLKTLISIEKQAGIKLR; from the coding sequence ATGGAAAGTCGAGAAATTATCAAAAAACTGAAGGATGAGGGATGGTATCAAGTAGGTACAACAGGAAGTCATCATCATTTTAAACATCCCCATAAAAAAGGGAAAGTGACTGTTCCTCACCCTAAAAAGGATATTCCCCTTAAAACCCTAATCAGTATCGAAAAACAAGCAGGTATTAAATTACGATAA